A region of Salvelinus alpinus chromosome 6, SLU_Salpinus.1, whole genome shotgun sequence DNA encodes the following proteins:
- the LOC139577964 gene encoding filaggrin-2-like: MTSLEEVPFKSPLGPLPLGPLQELGPLGGERELVTAPEFTIPDRLQILQDTEYEFTLENWVMSALHGGCYRPRDASSPSCPPYWLMFSSPQESRSASRGNSNLRGSALRPRSHSLSSVDTRHLNHHPQPHPLRRCQHSHRKIKLMVSDSEDEAGYSEDDEGSSTEDNASDSKTHRGAYHGGERPRLQSSAPKHPLSRVKDHHLGSSGSSSAHHHSNLPSTGGERPRSQSSAPKHPLSRVKDHHLGSSGSNSVHHHSNQPSTGGRGYQGRNRRSNSSSALDCRRQVSFTGLKQEQGRTISPLCHGQASSAQCHGDQRPCRKDFRSQQQASSSSGLEESFVRAGSPQCHGHASSPQCHGHASSSQCHGQASSPQCHGGQRHYSRKRQHSLWSTGRKNSATPQQPQRPSSAGPEIKNNRQTALRPRSSHGIGCDTSAELLTALSQEERELLEAITEQGYPLHTAILALQKTGRRSPQQILSYLVASDRLCALGYEEAQVEEAMEMFQNCESKAGEFLQLLAQFNEMGFQQSAIKEVLLVHENHRERALEDLMTQHN; this comes from the exons ATGACCAGTCTAGAGGAGGTTCCCTTTAAGAGCCCTCTGGGGCCACTACCACTGGGGCCATTACAGGAGCTGGGGcccctgggaggagagagagagctggttaCGGCCCCAGAGTTCACCATACCAGACCGCCTCCAGATCCTACAAGACACTGAG TATGAGTTCACCTTAGAGAACTGGGTGATGTCTGCGCTCCATGGAGGATGCTACCGACCCAGGGATGCCTCGTCCCCATCTTGTCCTCCGTACTGGCTCATGTTCTCCAGTCCCCAGGAGAGTCGCTCGGCCAGCAG gggGAACAGTAATCTGCGGGGCTCTGCCCTCCGACCAAGGAGCCACAGCCTAAGCTCTGTGGACACACGTCACCTTAACCACCACCCTCAACCCCACCCCCTTCGCCGCTGCCAGCATAGCCACCGCAAAATCAAGTTAATGGTCTCGGACTCGGAAGACGAAGCTGGCTACTCAGAAGACGACGAGGGCTCCTCCACTGAAGATAACGCCTCAGACTCAAAGACACACCGTGGAGCCTATCACGGTGGTGAACGGCCTCGGCTGCAAAGCTCTGCACCAAAACACCCATTATCCAGAGTCAAAGACCACCATCTTGGATCTTCAGGCTCTTCCTCGGCTCATCACCACTCTAACCTGCCTTCCACTGGTGGTGAACGGCCACGGTCGCAAAGCTCTGCACCAAAACACCCACTATCCAGAGTCAAAGACCACCATCTTGGATCTTCAGGCTCCAACTCGGTTCATCACCACTCTAACCAGCCTTCCACTGGAGGCCGAGGTTACCAGGGTCGCAACAGGAGGTCCAACTCTTCCTCCGCCCTGGACTGCAGGAGGCAAGTGTCATTCACTGGGCTCAAGCAGGAGCAGGGGCGTACCATCAGCCCACTTTGCCATGGTCAGGCCAGCAGTGCCCAGTGCCATGGCGATCAGAGGCCCTGCAGGAAGGATTTCAGAAGCCAGCAGCAGGCGTCATCGTCCTCTGGCCTGGAAGAGTCTTTTGTGCGGGCTGGTAGCCCTCAGTGCCATGGCCATGCCAGCAGTCCCCAGTGCCATGGCCATGCCAGCAGTTCCCAGTGCCATGGTCAGGCCAGCAGTCCCCAGTGCCATGGTGGCCAGAGGCACTATAGCAGAAAGAGGCAGCACTCTTTGTGGTCAACGGGAAGGAAAAACTCTGCGACTCCACAGCAGCCACAACGACCCTCTTCAGCTGGCCCTGAAATCAAGAACAACAGGCAGACT GCTCTGCGTCCACGTAGCTCACACGGCATTGGCTGTGACACATCTGCAGAGTTGCTGACGGCCCtaagtcaggaagagagagagctactggaGGCCATCACTGAGCAGGGCTACCCTCTACACACTGCCATCCTGGCTCTGCAGAAGACTGGCCGCCGCAGCCCGCAACAG ATCCTGAGTTACCTGGTTGCCAGTGACCGTCTGTGTGCGCTGGGCTACGAAGAGGCTCAGGTGGAGGAGGCCATGGAGATGTTCCAGAACTGTGAGAGCAAG